Below is a window of Microtus ochrogaster isolate Prairie Vole_2 chromosome 5, MicOch1.0, whole genome shotgun sequence DNA.
NNNNNNNNNNNNNNNNNNNNNNNNNNNNNNNNNNNNNNNNNNNNNNNNNNNNNNNNNNNNNNNNNNNNNNNNNNNNNNNNNNNNNNNNNNNNNNNNNNNNNNNNNNNNNNNNNNNNNNNNNNNNNNNNNNNNNNNNNNNNNNNNNNNNNNNNNNNNNNNNNNNNNNNNNNNNNNNNNNNNNNNNNNNNNNNNNNNNNNNNNNNNNNNNNNNNNNNNNNNNNNNNNNNNNNNNNNNNNNNNNNNNNNNNNNNNNNNNNNNNNNNNNNNNNNNNNNNNNNNNNNNNNNNNNNNNNNNNNNNNNNNNNNNNNNNNNNNNNNNNNNNNNNNNNNNNNNNNNNNNNNNNNNNNNNNNNNNNNNNNNNNNNNNNNNNNNNNNNNNNNNNNNNNNNNNNNNNNNNNNNNNNNNNNNNNNNNNNNNNNNNNNNNNNNNNNNNNNNNNNNNNNNNNNNNNNNNNNNNNNNNNNNNNNNNNNNNNNNNNNNNNNNNNNNNNNNNNNNNNNNNNNNNNNNNNNNNNNNNNNNNNNNNNNNNNNNNNNNNNNNNNNNNNNNNNNNNNNNNNNNNNNNNNNNNNNNNNNNNNNNNNNNNNNNNNNNNNNNNNNNNNNNNNNNNNNNNNNNNNNNNNNNNNNNNNNNNNNNNNNNNNNNNNNNNNNNNNNNNNNNNNNNNNNNNNNNNNNNNNNNNNNNNNNNNNNNNNNNNNNNNNNNNNNNNNNNNNNNNNNNNNNNNNNNNNNNNNNNNNNNNNNNNNNNNNNNNNNNNNNNNNNNNNNNNNNNNNNNNNNNNNNNNNNNNNNNNNNNNNNNNNNNNNNNNNNNNNNNNNNNNNNNNNNNNNNNNNNNNNNNNNNNNNNNNNNNNNNNNNNNNNNNNNNNNNNNNNNNNNNNNNNNNNNNNNNNNNNNNNNNNNNNNNNNNNNNNNNNNNNNNNNNNNNNNNNNNNNNNNNNNNNNNNNNNNNNNNNNNNNNNNNNNNNNNNNNNNNNNNNNNNNNNNNNNNNNNNNNNNNNNNNNNNNNNNNNNNNNNNNNNNNNNNNNNNNNNNNNNNNNNNNNNNNNNNNNNNNNNNNNNNNNNNNNNNNNNNNNNNNNNNNNNNNNNNNNNNNNNNNNNNNNNNNNNNNNNttcttgcccactgatgtaccttcccagtgatgtcactccccagtgatggttctcctggtgtccagatcggcTCTCTGTGCTTCGtgggtagcttgcaaacaaagggcccaccctgcttgctgcaggcaggctatggagacaaaggaactacggccctcccctttgccctcccgattcgggtttggtcccagcgcccgagcaggctgagctgggaggtgctatgccgccaaagagggaagggagggagggagacagggggtggggggttctctttaatgaaattttttaattGGCAAAAAATTTTATGACATATTTTGATCGTGTTTTGTTCTTCAATTCCTCGCAAATCCTTCCCACTTCATTACCTATTCTGTTttatgctctttttctctttcaaaaacaaagcaaaaaaatcccaagaatgaaaagcaaggaacacatacacattttaaaaaaaagaggcgCTGGAGAGcttgctcagtggttgagagtactgatgctcttccagaggtcctgagttcaattcccagcaaccacatagtggctcacaaccatctgtaatgagatctggcgccctcctctggtgtgagggcatacatggaggcagaatgttgtgtacatactaaataataaataaataaatacccacgaagacaaaaataacagcaaGCAAAAGactaataagaaaaagaaaatgtgagaacACAGAAAACTGAAACAAGAAGCCCACAAAACTCCTACCCAGTTCACTTGTGCTGGCCAGCTGCTCCTGGGCATGGGACCTGCCCTGAAGTACAGTTGATAGACATAGGACCCAGTGACAGTCCATTAGAGAAAAGCCATTTCCTCTTTGCCAGCAGGAAACCTACTGCAGCTAGTGTCTTCCTTAGAGAGCTTATTGGTTAAGGGAGGAAGCTCGTGtccttccccttctgcccctATGCAAGTCTCAGGCTTGCTCCACAGTCTGAGCTCACGTGAGCATCTCTCCTATTGTGTCTGAAAGGCATGGATTCCTTGGAGACATCTgtaccctctggctcttataataaTTCCACCTCCTTTCAGAcaactctaggctgtgtcaagctgactgACTAGGAGGGTTGCTTTTCCTTTGCTGGGATGAAATGTCATGACGGAAAAAGCTCAACGGACACAGGGTTTATTTGAGCTCAGAGTTTTAGAGTTTGAGGTCACAGTTTATCAGGGTGGTGACCTTGCAGATATTAcagccacagtcaagaagcagaaaggaataAATACACACTGGCTGCTTCTCCGCTAAACTTTTTGCATGCAGTTCAGGACCCAGCTCAAGGAATGGGTACTACATACAGCAGGCAGAGTTCCCATGGCAACTCACCTGATCAAGATCATCTCCTGCAGACATGATCCCCAgctgattctagattgtgtcaagttgacaattaacacaAAGTGTCCCAAGGACTTTCTCTTGGggtggtggaggtcagaggtcagcttcccTGAAGCTCTTGGAGGACATCTCTCAGGATAAAGCCCATGGTGGGTGATCTTTAACGCCATACTTATTTGGAATACCAAGGGGGAAGAAGTGAGACTTGCCTAAGCGATGAGGGACATTCTTGGTAATCCCTCACATTTCGTCCAGACCTTGATCAGTTCCGTCCTCGGCCTGGCATTGAGCTGCTGGATGGGCTAGAGGTTATGATTGATACCCTTGTTCTTGCTCTGAACCACAGAGAGATTGCCCACACTACACCCACTCCATCCAGAGAATTATTTTCTGTCCCTGAGGATTTAGCCAAAGATCCTGAAAAGCCTTGGTTGCCTATCTAACCACCACCCCAAACCTGTCTAGGCTGCATCCTCTGGGTTGTCATGACAATTTTGACCTAACCATCTCAagaacaaaatgatattttattggaTGAATCACAACTTAACTCCCCCTATACAAGGGGCTATTTTTAGCTCCTGAGGGCTGGCATTCGAGAAGGACAGATTCTCCCCACAAGCCAGACTAGGCCTAGAATTTAAGACTTTGAATCCATGTCCCTCAACCCTGGCAGTAAAGTTCAGTCCACAATGTTCAGGGGAACCTGGCCCTCAGGGATCTGGACTGGGTTATTCCTCATTGCTGGGTTCCTTCAAGTCGGTGTTGGAGAACCTGTTTGCTTCTGATTTTAGCGGCAGAATATTGAAAATGGTATTCTTTGCCACTTCGTCAACCACGTTGCTGGGATCCTTCAAGTCGGTGTCGGAGAACCTGCTTGCTTCTGATTTTAGCAGCAGGGCTTTGAGAATGGTGTTCTTTGCCACTTCGTCAACCACTTTGCTGGGTTCCTTCAAGTCTGTGTCAGAGGACCTGCTTGCTTCTGATTTTAGCGGCAGGGCATTGAGAATGGTATTCTTTGCCACATCGTTAACCGAGATGTCAGACATGGACTCCTCAGATAGGATCATTGCAGTGACGTCCTGGCTTTTCCTTTTGGAGTCAATAGACTCTCTGTTGATACTGAGAAAAACCATGAGACATTTTCAATCCTAACCTCTTCTGGGAGGGATGGGCTTTCTCATTCATCTGGGTCCCCAGCTAAGCCTGGTCTTGGATTTCAGGATCAggctgtctccatctcctgaccCCACTAGATCCCTTTCTTTCCCGGAATTTTGGAGCTTTTCTCAGCGTCTCTGTCACCAGCTTTCACTGAATGCCTGCCACATGTTGGATCTTTTACGATGTGTGTTTAATCTTCTCATACACCCTTCAGGAGAAAAGGTCCTAACACTGAAAGAATTTATATCACCTTAGTTCCCTCGTCTCCAAGGATAATACCCCAGTCTAGACAGGCATATGGGGCAGGGCAAAGGGAGGCTCTATGGGCAAGGAAAGCCAAACGGAGGGGGAGAACTGGCAGGACCTAAGCTGGACCCAGGCCAGTGATCATATCCAGAagacctggggagatggctttgaACAGGGAGATCTGTCGTTGGGATGGACAATATCTGGCATACTCTCAATTCCCAAAACTTGTGACATCCAGCCCCTATTCATTTACCTTGAACCATACTCCGTGCTATCACGGAAAGGCTGGTTTCCTGTTTTTGGCACGAAGGTGGAGAAACACAAGGCCACAACGCAGCAGAGACAGCAGAAGAAGACAGGCAGCTGTGTTTTGATATGGTGGAAGACAGCCAGAGCAGAGATGCCTCCAGCTGACCAGGCTAGAGCCACCATTCCCAGACCTGTAGACCTGAAAGCAGAGTTGAGAACTGGTTTAGAAGACTTCTGAGGCTCAGAGGCTGGGTACAGTGAGAGGGAGGAGCTACCTAAACCCCGTTCCATCCCAGTGTGACCTGAAGAGCCTAGTTCTTTATTGACTTAAGAGGGGGTAGTTATTTCTCCTGGGCTGCCTTCTTGGATATCCAGAGTCAAAGAGTTTTTAATCATGTACACATCATAATGGTGTATAATCACGTGAGGAAAGGATACAGCCCTGGGGTCAGTAAGATGGGGCTTCTATCACCAGGAACTCCgtgggagaagaggcagaacCTCAGGGTAACCCAAACTCATTACAGGCATCTGGTGTGGgctggttagttttgtcaacttggcacagttagagtcatttgggaagagagagcctcggttgagaaaatgtccccatcacATTGGTCTATGGGTAAGTCTGGGGGCATTTCCATGACTGATGGTTTGATGAAGGTTGGACCAGCTCACTGTGAGCTGTGCCATCCCTGGGAACggtggtcctggggtgtataataaaacaaactgaagaatCCACGAGGAACGAGCACGGAAGCCGCACTCCACCATGGCTTCCGATTTAGTTCCTGTCCCCAAGATCCTCTCCTGAATTCTCCATGAAGGTATGCTGTGAGGTGAAGCAAAACCTCCCTTCCCCAGATGCTTTTGGTCTCTGCAtctaccacagcaatagaaagaactGAGGACCAGGTGCCAGGCAGGGTCTAGAGGCAGACCCCACGTTATGATCATTATTCCTTGTCAATcagacagaatctagaatcacctgggagactgaCCTCTGAGCATGATTGCAGGGGATCAGGTTACCTGGGCTGGGAAGCCTTCCCGACcatgggcggcaccattcccttggCAGGGATCTGGACTATGCACGTGGGGAAGGGAGCAAGCAGTGGCAGGGCATGCATGCAAGCAtcgctgcttcctgactgtgctgTCATGGAGTCAGGTGCTTTGAGCCCCTTCTGCCTTGCCTGCCCCACCATAAATGATCTGTTTCCTTGAACCGAAAGCCAGGACACACTCCCCGTTCTCTAAGTTATTTTCGCCATGGTCATTGGATCACAGTGACATATAAAGAAACTAAGACATCATCCCTTACAAATGCCAGCTCTGCTACCCGCTGGGCATGACTGACAACAGGGGCCTTTCCTGTCTTTGGCTTTGTCAACTAGAAGAAGGTCGATAATGGACAGCATTTGGGTTCTGTTTTCTGACAAGAGCTAGGTGAGCCAACCCATGCATACTGTGTTTAACACAGCAAATGTTTTCTGGCAAATGCTCAATCTTGGCACTGTCccatccccctccttcccctcagcCCACCACACTCCATACCTGTGGGCAGTGGGGAGTAGCTCACAGGTATAGATGAAGAACACAGTGACACTGGCTGCCACGTTAAACTGTCCAAGCACAAGCATCAAGGTTATCGTCGACTTCAGCTCTGGGTGAAGACAGCACAGCCCTGAGTGTTTGGCCACCCTACCTTTGGGGCCTTCCAGCCTTCTCTATGTCCCTTACTAAAGGCAACTGAATGGCCCACCCCTACCACTTAGTCACCTAGCCAGCAGACTTGGACATTCAGCCAGAGGAAGTGTTGATCTGCATAGGCCCAGTCATTCCTGAAGTTACTACCATGGCAGAGTTGGACAGGGCTTGGGGCAGGCCAAACCCTATTTGTGGGAGATAGAGGttctcactgaaccaggaactTGCTGATTCAGTGAGATTAGCTGGGCTGAAAACCCCAGActcttctgctctttctccccGAGAGCCAGACTATGAGACATACTGTCCTGATGCAGGGTAACCAAAGTCAACTCTTTATGTCTCTGCAGCAAGTGCTTCAAAAACTGAGCCATGCCTCCAACCCTCAGACTTCTATCTCCAGAATCCTATGCCTAGTTTCTTGCCTACACATGAGATCTGTAAATCTGCCAGCTAGATTCAGTGCTCTGTGTAACAGCAGCAATAATGTCAATACCAATAAACACCAGGCTATGGAAACCTAAGAAAGGTTCACTTTGTTGTAGCTAATCAATATCTGATAATGTTAGGAGGATGCTAAGAGTTTctgtgagagaaagaagggggctCCTTCTGGAAGTATGCATTGCAGCACCCCAGTAGGCCTTGGCCATTGGTGGGGCACCATAGCTCTGTGCACTCTGGCCCCACAGACTGACCCAGGTTCACTGCCCAGGGATCTTTGAGTTGCTGGCAATAATACCAGACACCAGGAGTCAGGCAACAAGCCCCTGGGAAAGCCCTCTGAGCCTTAATATTGGCACGGATCCAGTATGCCACCATCCCGATGTTCTATGAGTAGATTATCCTAGACAGCATAGGTACCCAGGAATGCTTGCCAATCAAAGGCTGCATATGAGAGGCACGGCCGGGGGCGTGAGTTCAAAGAAGACTCTGCCATCATCTACTCTCATTTACCCACTAGATCTGCTTCCGGTGTGGACTGGAATGGAGTCCCAGAGACTGCCTGCCCTCACATACAAAGATAACTACTTTGGGGATAGCCTGAGTTCCTCTCTCAGGACTCTGAATGTGGATAATGCTGTCTTGGGGGCTGGGGCTTCCTTGAGGGGTGGGAATAATGGTACATGCAGGAAGCCACCTGCTGTGTGCTTTCCAGCCAGGCAGGATAAGAGACACTAGGAAGCCCCAGAGAGGAGCAGACTGGAGGCAGCCTTCCTGGCAGGTTGTAccttgagaaaggaaaaggaggaagaaacacGAGATGGTAGCCAGGATGAGGTTCGCAAAGAGGGTACACTTTCTCCCCAAATTCTCCAGTAGAACGATGCAATACAGCCGGGCCGGCACCTCTAGAGTGCCTGGGAGCATTTGTCTGAGGTAGTTCTCTATCCCATAATCCTTTAACTTGAGGCCCAGTGTGAAATAGATGTAACTGATGGAAAACCTggaacagaacaacaaaaaaagcaagggagagagaaaggaggaggaggatagagAGATGGGATTAAcagcgagagagaaagagaagagaagaagagaagagaagagaagagaagagaagagaagagaagagaagagaagagaagggaagagaagagaagagaagagaaaggagaaagaagtggagggaagagaaaggggaagaggaagagaggaggggagggatgaTTGAGTGTAGAAGGAatggaacagaggcagagagaagacgtGTCTGGTAGGAATGACAGAGACAGGCCTGGCCCTCGGCCTGACCAACCAACCTCCATGCCATTCCTGAGTTTGACCAGCCCCAGCAACTCACCACATACAGGCCATGGTCAAGACCACCTTGAAACGGTGCTGATTGGTGTGGAAGTCCATGATCGAGACCTTCTTCACCTTCTTTGCTGGTGGCTGCAGCTACAAGACAACAAGACCAGCCAATGGTGTCTGGACCCCAGCTTGCTCTCTGCCCACAAACACCAGGCAAGGCCTGCCCCTCCCCCGGTGCTGGCCGCTCTCTGGCCTTGGCAGGCAGGGCTCAGTTTTGTTGCCATCATTCTGAAGCAGTAGACTAAGATCCCATGAGAGGATGAGGAAAGAGGCTTTCCCACAGTCTGCAGCCCTGGTCTCACTCCTGGCCCAAGGCTTCTTACCTCATTCAGTAGACTTAAAGGGATGGTCTTCTTGTTCACCTCAGCTGCGTAACACAGAACCTTTTTGGCCTCGTCCACCTTCCCTTTGACCATCAGCCACCGTGGGGATTCTCGGACAGCCCTGTGTGACCACCTCTCTCTTACTTCACAATTCCAGGATGCCCCAACTCCAGCTGAGATGCCTCAGCTGTGGCCATCTGTATCAGCATGTGACCAAGGAACCTTTAGGTACCACCAACCTCAAGATGCCTTCTGCTCCTTGGTGGAAGCCAACTCTTCTTTCAAGCCTCCACAAACCCTACTGCTTAATGATAATAGTCAGTCTCTTGATCCCTTTGCCCTGTGGTCTCTTTAACTACCCCAATCACCTCCCAGTTCTGCTTTCCGGCCCCAGGAGTACTGATACCTCTGTCTTCTGcggatacatgcacacacttacatatatatatattttttttagaaagcagcagagatgactcagagtgGAACTTCCATGGAAGAAATCTTGAGCTGGCCATCTTGCTCCATGTGGTATATGCCTGTGTTCCTTTCTTGATGAATATGGTttaccacatgcacacagggaTGCCTCCCACAAGGCTAGCAGACTAGAAAATAGGTTTCGATCCCTGACAGTGGCTGTATGGAGCAGAGCTGTCGGAACACTGCAGAGGCAGTTGCATGGCGTTGCTGTGGGTCACAGGGCAGGCAACTGAAGCTAAGCTGACTGCCCAAAGGGAACCTGTCCACAGCAAACAGAGAAGCTACAAAGGGCAGACAATGACTATGATTTGGCAGGAAAACTAGACAAGACAAAAGACAGAGGGAAATGCTGGCTTGTCATTATGCTGTCATTGTTTTAATTATTGGGGTAGCACAAGAGAAAGATTAGACATTAGCTTTTTGCAGAAATGCCTTCCCTGGGATTCATAGCTTCAAACTCAGGGGAAGGATttggaaatgaagagaaagatCACAAGGTGGAAGTGACAGGAGATATCTCTGTAAGATAGCTCCAACCTTAAATACAGAGAGGTACACCACTGCTCTGTCCAGGGAGGTCTCTGAAGTCCCATAAACCATATTGGCTATGACCTCTGCATGGCTGCATGCCAAAACAGGATGTTTAGACACTAATGCCAAAGATGCCACGGGCTCTGGTTTCAGCAAACAAATCAAGCTAAATCTGAGGCTTCAGCTTTCTCCTTACTGGTGAGGTCATAGCTTTTAATGGTGTTATATAGGCTACTGGGAGAGAGCTGTCATCACTAAAACTCTTGCTCAGTTCTGGACCCTGCTTATCAGCATGGCTCTGACGTAATAGTGGCACAGAAGTTACAGATGCAGCCAACTACCTCCATATGGGACTTAATGCTCACTCCACAGGAGAGAAACCATGTTTGGTACAGTAATCAGACAAAAACCTGTGGCTTGGGAATTGGTAAGCTCCAGTAGGGAGTTACTACTATGGCTCTGGTAACCCAATGGAACATGCCTGCCAAACTGTTCTGTAGGCATTAATGATGCTACTGCTGCCGGGTGCACAGTTGAAGGAAAAATCACATTTTACATCAGGTTGTTGTTACTGCAGAGACTCATAAGCAGCCAAACTGCAGAGAATAAATGTCTATTTCTACAACCTATACTGTGGCTGTAGCATATGTGGGCCAATCCTCAGGCCTAAGTGGAGGGACATTTCATCCAACATCCTCTCCGAGGCTctgggaacactgcagaagaatgTGTCACAATGCTCCACAGCTCTTTCCTTTGTCCTTGACATGACCATTACTACAATAAAGCAGAGCCACTGTTGTGACCTACAGCAGACCTGGGCCCATAGTCATGGCAACAAAATCAACAGAATATATAGCAGATAACTAGGCTTATGGTCACAGGGCTGCTAACATCTTCTCTTAGAGAAAGGGTGGGAGGGTCACAAGATCCTCCACTAACTCTTTCCTGAGACCATAACCactgcttcctcctgcctctgatatATAATCTTGGGATATTAAAACGTGTAAAACATTAAGAGGCTAGCAATGCCATGGAGAGGGACATCTTGGCAATGTGACTGCGTGTGAGTTTCTCATATGCTACTAAGTGACATCAGTAAGCTTGCTCATTCACCAAGTAGACTTGATCTTTCTGTGGTCTGCTGGCTCTTTCCCTATTGGGAATGAATAGAAGTTTCTTTCATAATCCTTCAGGAAAGTCAAGCCACAAGACTCCTGGTTATTCTTATATTGATACTCAGCctgctccctctctgtctcttcaacATCATGGAGTGTTGATGTTGGCCTGGGTCTCAGCCCAGGTTGCAATACTCTGCCCCAGGAAAATAAGCATGAGTGAGGCTTTACtctgttctgctttttttctgctaccacatTTATCTTAGATAATGTAGGGGTCAGGATGAGAGTGGCCCCAcaagctcatatgtttgaatacttggcacCTAggtagtggaactgtttgggaaggattagggggtgtggtctCATTacaggaggtatgtcactgggggtgggctttgaacttTCAAAGGCCCTTGCTGTTCTGAGTcagcccctctcctctctcttccttacaCTTGTAGATGAAGAcgaaagctctcagctactacccCAATGCTatgcctgcctacctgctgccatgttccctgccatgatgatcacagATGCTCTCAGAAACTAAACCTCCAATAAACTCTCTTTTATAAgtcaccatggtcatggtgtcctatcacagaaatagaaaagtaggtAATACAGATATCATAAAACGTTGttc
It encodes the following:
- the Slc22a14 gene encoding solute carrier family 22 member 14, with the translated sequence MEEEDSESTFGTQDSRSTLRHEISIPSQSWSLDMLLRKLKAIDLKKDDKLASVLDALGEFGTFQWRLVALTLIPYVLLSVFMFSDRFMLAAQKPYCNTSWILKVGPNLSVAEQMNLTLPRAPDGSFQTCLMYIPVSWDLDSIIHFGLNYTETCRYGWIYPYAEKRSLINEFDLVCGNEPNKENMLTVFLAGFLTGSLFFGFLCDKIGRYPVFLMSLLGLLFFGFGTAFVKSFNQYLFFRFIAAQASVGYLISSSSLVMEWLVGEHRAHAIILQHCFLALGIIFLSGVATRAFHWRLVFLMAGAPMFPVISNVWAVRESPRWLMVKGKVDEAKKVLCYAAEVNKKTIPLSLLNELQPPAKKVKKVSIMDFHTNQHRFKVVLTMACMWFSISYIYFTLGLKLKDYGIENYLRQMLPGTLEVPARLYCIVLLENLGRKCTLFANLILATISCFFLLFLSQELKSTITLMLVLGQFNVAASVTVFFIYTCELLPTAHRSTGLGMVALAWSAGGISALAVFHHIKTQLPVFFCCLCCVVALCFSTFVPKTGNQPFRDSTEYGSRESIDSKRKSQDVTAMILSEESMSDISVNDVAKNTILNALPLKSEASRSSDTDLKEPSKVVDEVAKNTILKALLLKSEASRFSDTDLKDPSNVVDEVAKNTIFNILPLKSEANRFSNTDLKEPSNEE